One Candidatus Parvarchaeota archaeon genomic window, GGAAAACCACTTTGCTTAAAAGTGTCCTTTCGGGGGAAACTTGGCCTACGGGCCCCAAAAGCGCCGGCGCGAAGTTTTGCGCGGGTCCGGTGCAATGGATTGGAACCCAACAGGATTTTTGAGGTGCATGCAAATGGCAGATTTGGCAAAATCAATCAGGATGAGCGTTGAGTCTGGAAAAGTGATATTTGGCAGCAGGCAGGTTGTAAAGGCAGCTCTGGACGGGGCGGCCAAAGCCATCGTGCTTTCAAGCACTGCGCCAGGGTCCCTTGCAGCCGACATCAGGCACTATGCAAAGCTTTCCGGAGTTCCAGTAATAAATTTTGGGAAGCCCTCAAAGGAGCTTGGGGCGATTTGCGGCGTGCCATACCTAGTATCAGCTGCAGCAGTATTGCAGGTTGGAAACTCGGACATAATGTCTTGCGCGCCAAAGCCTGAAAGCAATTCCTGAAAAGTGGCTAGCGGTTGAAACAATGGTTGAGCTAACATCGGACCATCTCAAGTGCATGTCGTTGTTTGAGCAATTGACAGGCACAGTTGTCAAGGACTGCCTGATTGATCCTGGGGCGTTTTATTTTGTTGTGAAGCAGGGGGACTTGGGAAAGGCGATAGG contains:
- a CDS encoding 50S ribosomal protein L30e, which translates into the protein MDWNPTGFLRCMQMADLAKSIRMSVESGKVIFGSRQVVKAALDGAAKAIVLSSTAPGSLAADIRHYAKLSGVPVINFGKPSKELGAICGVPYLVSAAAVLQVGNSDIMSCAPKPESNS